A region from the Aliarcobacter thereius LMG 24486 genome encodes:
- a CDS encoding rhodanese-like domain-containing protein: MRKILSILLISGLFMFLVSEDSNLKAPSSEVKELIKKYNLKEIDYKGVKKAVGVGNRDSASAVLIDARPNGKYIRGTIPSSINISDTSFKEDYKQIENINKNKDLIVFCAGYSCVKSPIVANMLKEKGHKNIKVYSGGEPEWRSKNYLEVGTVVVKSYLENNNALLVDARPNAKFMQETIIGSISIPDTAFDKLKGRFPIDKNEKIVAFCAGYECEKSHIIAKQLYEMGYKNVSVYAGGVPQWKKEGLATTAGSKKIASVEKEAKAEFSKNGVKIGVDEGTVDGEWLKELILSNKVPNNIQIVNVLPVKDFKKGHIKGSINIEAEKFSAKDILAKLPKDKSIVFHCSAGSRSLEAWMKMQKEKIDMSEIFYLDAVIKCENSNCNIEVNEPLG, encoded by the coding sequence ATGAGAAAAATATTAAGTATATTATTGATTTCTGGTCTATTTATGTTTTTAGTTTCTGAAGATAGTAATTTAAAAGCACCATCAAGTGAAGTTAAAGAACTTATAAAAAAATATAATCTAAAAGAGATTGATTATAAAGGTGTAAAAAAAGCTGTTGGTGTTGGAAACAGAGACTCTGCTAGTGCAGTGTTAATTGATGCAAGACCAAATGGAAAATATATACGAGGAACTATTCCATCAAGTATAAATATAAGTGATACAAGTTTTAAAGAAGATTATAAGCAGATTGAGAATATTAATAAAAATAAAGATTTAATAGTATTTTGTGCAGGATATTCTTGTGTAAAAAGTCCAATTGTTGCAAATATGCTTAAAGAAAAAGGTCATAAAAATATAAAAGTATATAGTGGTGGTGAACCAGAATGGAGAAGTAAAAACTATTTAGAAGTTGGTACAGTAGTAGTAAAATCTTACTTAGAAAACAATAATGCTTTACTTGTTGATGCAAGACCAAATGCAAAATTTATGCAAGAAACTATAATTGGAAGTATATCAATTCCAGATACTGCTTTTGATAAGTTAAAAGGAAGATTTCCAATAGATAAGAATGAAAAGATTGTTGCATTTTGTGCTGGATATGAGTGTGAAAAGTCTCATATAATTGCAAAACAACTTTACGAAATGGGATATAAAAATGTATCTGTATATGCAGGAGGAGTTCCTCAATGGAAAAAAGAGGGTTTAGCTACAACAGCTGGAAGTAAAAAAATAGCTAGTGTAGAAAAAGAAGCAAAAGCTGAGTTTAGTAAAAATGGTGTAAAAATAGGTGTTGATGAGGGAACAGTTGATGGTGAGTGGCTAAAAGAGTTGATACTTTCAAATAAAGTTCCAAATAATATTCAAATAGTAAATGTATTGCCAGTAAAAGATTTTAAGAAAGGGCATATTAAAGGCTCTATAAATATTGAGGCAGAAAAATTTAGTGCAAAAGATATTTTAGCTAAACTTCCAAAAGATAAATCTATTGTATTTCATTGTAGTGCTGGATCAAGATCACTTGAAGCATGGATGAAGATGCAAAAAGAGAAAATTGATATGAGTGAAATATTCTATTTAGATGCAGTTATAAAATGTGAAAATAGTAATTGTAATATAGAAGTAAATGAGCCTTTAGGATAA
- a CDS encoding NTP transferase domain-containing protein: MTQIPFKIPCVILSGGKSQRMGEDKSLLPFSSSKTLIEYQYNRLKPYFNDTFISSKINKFLFLKDSSKLILDENKDIYSPILALQTILKRFDKVFIITVDTPFVKIETIKELIEHSEGFDVVIAKDEEKTHNLCGVFSNKCLKIINQMIEENIHKINYLIKQTNFKIINSDYQNEFININDKTDYRRALNII; this comes from the coding sequence ATGACTCAAATTCCATTTAAAATACCTTGTGTTATTTTAAGTGGTGGCAAAAGCCAAAGAATGGGAGAAGATAAATCTCTTCTTCCTTTTTCTTCTTCAAAAACTCTAATAGAATATCAATATAATAGATTAAAACCATACTTCAATGATACTTTTATCTCTTCAAAAATAAATAAATTTTTATTTCTAAAAGATAGTTCAAAATTAATCTTAGATGAAAATAAAGATATATATTCTCCAATTTTAGCACTACAAACAATTTTAAAAAGATTTGATAAAGTTTTTATAATAACAGTTGATACTCCTTTTGTAAAAATAGAAACTATAAAAGAACTAATAGAACATAGTGAAGGTTTTGATGTAGTTATTGCTAAAGATGAAGAGAAAACCCATAATCTTTGTGGAGTATTTTCTAACAAGTGTTTAAAAATTATTAATCAAATGATTGAAGAAAATATACATAAGATAAACTATTTAATAAAGCAAACTAATTTTAAGATAATAAACTCTGATTATCAAAATGAATTCATCAATATCAACGATAAAACCGACTATCGAAGAGCTTTAAATATAATCTAA
- a CDS encoding 3-isopropylmalate dehydratase large subunit yields MGQTITEKIFSEHVGKKVFAGEIVRSKIDMVIGNDITTPISIRAFEEGGFKELANPDGFAIVLDHFIPAKDIASANQAKISRDFAMKHNLKNFFDEKDMGIEHALLPEKGLVIPGDVIIGADSHTCTHGALGAFSTGMGSTDISFGMITGGNWFKVPESIKIVFKGKPAPFVTGKDLILEIIRILGVDGALYKALEFTGDTIKYLSMDDRFSLCNMAIEAGAKNGIVAYDEVTKEFLDSVSKANNGLRAEPKIHYSDEDATYCQVIEIDVEKLEPVIAYPFLPSNGHSVSQAVIDNIRVDQVFIGSCTNGRLSDFKVAAEILKDKKVARHVRVILTPGTQKILREATKLGYIDTLVDAGAVVSNPTCGACLGGYMGILGDGEVCISTTNRNFVGRMGSRSSKIYLANSAVAAASAISGYITDPRSL; encoded by the coding sequence ATGGGTCAAACAATTACGGAAAAAATATTTAGTGAACATGTTGGAAAAAAGGTTTTTGCTGGAGAGATTGTAAGAAGCAAAATTGATATGGTTATTGGAAATGATATTACTACTCCAATTTCTATTAGAGCTTTTGAAGAAGGTGGTTTTAAAGAACTTGCAAATCCAGATGGTTTTGCTATTGTTTTAGATCACTTTATTCCTGCAAAAGATATTGCAAGTGCAAACCAAGCAAAAATTTCAAGAGATTTTGCAATGAAACATAATCTTAAAAACTTTTTTGATGAAAAGGATATGGGAATTGAACATGCACTTTTACCTGAAAAAGGATTAGTGATTCCAGGAGATGTAATTATTGGAGCAGATTCTCACACATGTACTCATGGAGCTTTAGGAGCATTTAGTACAGGGATGGGAAGTACTGATATCTCTTTTGGAATGATTACTGGTGGAAATTGGTTTAAAGTTCCTGAGTCAATTAAAATTGTATTTAAAGGTAAACCAGCACCTTTTGTAACAGGAAAAGACCTGATTTTAGAAATAATTAGAATTTTAGGAGTTGATGGGGCTTTATATAAAGCTTTAGAATTTACAGGAGATACAATTAAATATTTATCAATGGATGATAGATTTTCTTTATGTAATATGGCTATTGAAGCTGGAGCAAAGAATGGAATAGTTGCTTATGATGAAGTTACAAAAGAGTTTTTAGATAGTGTTTCAAAAGCTAATAATGGTTTAAGAGCTGAGCCAAAAATTCATTATAGTGATGAAGATGCCACATATTGTCAAGTTATTGAAATTGATGTTGAGAAATTAGAACCTGTAATTGCTTATCCATTTTTACCATCAAATGGACACAGTGTTTCACAAGCAGTTATTGACAACATAAGAGTAGATCAAGTATTTATTGGTTCATGTACAAATGGAAGATTAAGTGATTTTAAGGTTGCAGCAGAAATTTTAAAAGATAAAAAAGTTGCACGTCATGTAAGAGTTATTTTAACTCCAGGAACTCAAAAAATCCTAAGAGAAGCTACAAAACTTGGATATATTGATACTTTAGTTGATGCAGGAGCTGTTGTATCAAACCCAACATGTGGGGCATGTTTAGGTGGATATATGGGTATTTTAGGAGATGGTGAAGTATGTATATCTACAACAAATAGAAACTTTGTTGGAAGAATGGGAAGTAGAAGTTCAAAAATATATTTAGCAAATAGTGCAGTTGCAGCTGCAAGTGCAATTTCTGGATATATTACAGATCCTAGAAGTTTATAA
- a CDS encoding NAD(P)/FAD-dependent oxidoreductase: MKKDELNEALKIVDAELKKAKISRRDAFKLAGLGGAAFLAGGSELQAATLARASSNAKGKIVIIGGGLAGVSTAALLLRNLSNADITIVEPNPKSVSYQPGTTLVGSGVYTKDDIDYDTKDYYPKEVKVIESKAIDFNPESNKVILENKDILEYDFLVVAAGIALDYGSIKGLENIGDIFSAGDGSKIVNTFGNSGITSVYNIDSSVHMWEESKKFIERAKKGEDLNAIFTAPNTPIKCGGAPKKVMYLLNSRLNEAKVRKSVNMSYYDDGDKLFGVKEYADAIEEQFIKRDFKWNFKHNLTEVDIGKKLAVFDKYWEEQGSYDKDLEEYEMITKNERVEVEFDFLHITPPQKAPDEIGKSAIGSSKSWVPVDKETLQHVKYKNIFALGDIAAVPMGKTGGTVRKQYKVLVDNLISAMEGKELTAKFDGYTVCPLITDLGKVMLAEFNWSGKPTPSFPLDPIQERWIWWLLKVYLLKPMTQYGMLSGRA; encoded by the coding sequence ATGAAAAAAGATGAATTAAACGAAGCATTAAAAATAGTTGATGCAGAGTTAAAAAAAGCTAAGATATCAAGAAGGGATGCTTTTAAGTTAGCAGGACTCGGAGGAGCAGCATTTTTAGCTGGTGGAAGTGAATTACAAGCTGCTACTTTAGCTAGAGCAAGTAGTAATGCAAAAGGTAAGATTGTAATTATTGGTGGTGGTTTAGCAGGAGTCTCAACAGCTGCTTTACTATTAAGAAATTTATCAAATGCAGATATTACAATAGTTGAACCAAATCCTAAATCTGTATCATATCAACCAGGAACTACACTTGTTGGTTCAGGAGTATATACAAAAGATGATATAGATTATGATACAAAAGATTATTATCCAAAAGAAGTTAAAGTAATAGAAAGTAAAGCTATTGATTTTAACCCTGAATCAAATAAAGTTATTTTAGAAAACAAAGATATATTGGAATATGATTTTTTAGTTGTTGCTGCTGGAATTGCACTGGATTATGGCTCAATAAAAGGGCTTGAAAATATTGGAGATATTTTTAGTGCAGGAGATGGAAGTAAAATAGTTAATACTTTTGGAAATAGTGGAATAACATCTGTTTATAATATTGATAGTTCTGTTCATATGTGGGAAGAGAGTAAAAAATTCATAGAAAGAGCAAAAAAAGGTGAAGACTTAAATGCTATTTTTACAGCACCAAATACTCCTATAAAATGTGGTGGAGCACCAAAGAAAGTTATGTATTTATTAAACTCTAGGCTAAATGAAGCAAAAGTTAGAAAAAGTGTAAATATGAGTTATTATGATGATGGAGATAAACTTTTTGGAGTAAAAGAGTATGCAGATGCTATTGAAGAACAATTTATAAAAAGAGATTTCAAATGGAATTTTAAACATAATTTAACAGAAGTTGATATAGGAAAAAAACTTGCAGTTTTTGATAAATATTGGGAGGAACAAGGTTCTTACGACAAAGATTTAGAAGAGTATGAAATGATTACTAAAAATGAAAGAGTTGAAGTAGAATTTGATTTTTTACATATAACTCCTCCACAAAAAGCTCCAGATGAGATTGGAAAGTCTGCAATAGGATCATCAAAATCTTGGGTTCCAGTTGATAAAGAGACTTTACAACATGTTAAATATAAAAATATATTTGCTCTTGGTGATATTGCAGCAGTTCCAATGGGAAAAACAGGAGGAACAGTAAGAAAACAGTATAAAGTTTTAGTAGATAACCTAATCTCTGCAATGGAAGGAAAAGAGCTTACAGCAAAATTTGATGGATATACAGTTTGTCCACTAATTACAGATTTAGGAAAAGTTATGTTAGCAGAATTTAACTGGAGTGGAAAGCCAACTCCATCATTTCCACTAGATCCAATACAAGAGAGATGGATATGGTGGCTTTTAAAAGTTTATTTATTGAAACCAATGACACAATATGGAATGTTAAGCGGTAGAGCATAG